From the Pseudarthrobacter sp. MM222 genome, one window contains:
- a CDS encoding PPK2 family polyphosphate kinase, whose protein sequence is MTDAVTFEKLPSEMLKAGKGFRLKDSDPDSTPGYPGEKSDGTELLAELDGKLTTLQEQLFAESRFGGTKRILLILQAMDTAGKGGIVNHVMGTMNPQGVQLKSFKAPTPEEKSYDFLWRIEKAVPAAGMVGVFDRSHYEDVLIHRVHRWASPEELDRRYVAINEFEARQADAGTKIVKVMLNISRDEQKQRLLARLDDETKLWKYSSNDVKERPFWDDYMDAYQKAIEKTNTEIAPWHVVPANKKWYARIAVQQLLLDALAGLDLKWPVPELDVSMERDLVERS, encoded by the coding sequence ATGACAGACGCTGTGACTTTCGAGAAACTCCCCTCGGAGATGCTGAAGGCCGGAAAAGGCTTTCGGCTTAAGGATTCCGATCCGGATTCAACTCCCGGGTATCCGGGGGAGAAGTCCGACGGCACGGAACTTCTGGCCGAGCTCGACGGGAAGCTGACCACCCTGCAAGAGCAGCTCTTCGCCGAGTCGCGCTTTGGCGGGACCAAGCGGATCCTGCTGATCCTGCAGGCCATGGACACCGCCGGCAAGGGAGGCATCGTCAACCACGTCATGGGGACGATGAACCCGCAGGGCGTGCAGCTGAAGTCCTTCAAGGCGCCCACGCCCGAGGAAAAATCCTACGACTTCCTCTGGCGGATCGAGAAGGCGGTTCCGGCCGCCGGGATGGTCGGCGTCTTCGACCGCTCGCATTACGAGGACGTCCTGATTCACCGCGTGCACCGCTGGGCCAGCCCGGAAGAACTCGACCGCCGCTACGTCGCTATCAACGAGTTTGAGGCCAGGCAGGCGGACGCGGGCACCAAGATCGTCAAGGTCATGCTCAACATCAGCCGCGACGAACAGAAGCAGCGATTGCTTGCCCGGCTTGATGACGAGACCAAGCTGTGGAAGTACAGCAGCAACGACGTTAAGGAGCGGCCCTTCTGGGACGACTACATGGATGCGTACCAGAAGGCCATTGAGAAGACGAACACCGAAATCGCGCCCTGGCACGTCGTCCCGGCCAACAAGAAGTGGTATGCCCGGATTGCCGTCCAGCAGCTGTTGCTGGACGCGCTGGCGGGGTTGGACCTCAAGTGGCCGGTCCCGG
- a CDS encoding pyridoxal phosphate-dependent aminotransferase: MAEFKQSTKLHNVLYDIRGPILQAAQQMEAEGHRILKLNIGNPAPFGFEAPDAILVDMIRHLPHAQGYSDSRGIFSARTAVSQYYQTRGIQNIHVDDIYLGNGVSELITMSLMALLDDGDEVLIPTPDYPLWTASVALASGRPVHYLCDEESGWQPDLEDMEAKITPRTKGIVVINPNNPTGAVYPEETLKKIVALAEKHGLILFADEIYEKILYEDAVHVNMASLTGDDVLCLTFSGLSKAYRVCGYRAGWMAISGPKHDAADYLEGISLLANMRLCANVPAQHAIQTALGGYQSINDLILPGGRLLEQRNKAYDLLNAIPGVSTQQARGALYLFPRLDPEVYHIRDDEKFVLDLLREQKILVSHGRAFNWVRPDHFRMVTLPLVKDIEEAIGRMADFLSRYKGN; the protein is encoded by the coding sequence ATGGCAGAATTCAAGCAGTCCACCAAGCTTCATAATGTCCTTTACGACATCCGTGGACCGATCCTTCAGGCCGCCCAGCAGATGGAGGCGGAGGGTCACCGGATCCTCAAACTGAATATCGGAAACCCCGCCCCGTTCGGGTTTGAAGCGCCGGACGCCATCCTGGTGGACATGATCCGCCACCTGCCGCACGCCCAGGGCTACAGCGATTCCCGGGGCATCTTCTCCGCCCGCACCGCCGTCTCGCAGTACTACCAGACGCGCGGGATCCAGAACATCCATGTCGATGACATCTACCTGGGCAACGGTGTCAGCGAACTCATCACAATGTCGCTGATGGCACTGCTGGACGACGGCGACGAGGTCCTCATCCCGACCCCGGACTACCCGCTGTGGACCGCGTCCGTGGCGCTGGCCAGCGGCCGTCCGGTGCACTACCTGTGTGACGAGGAATCCGGCTGGCAGCCTGACCTTGAGGATATGGAAGCCAAGATCACGCCCCGGACCAAGGGCATCGTGGTCATCAACCCCAACAACCCCACCGGTGCGGTGTATCCGGAGGAGACGCTCAAGAAGATCGTTGCCCTGGCCGAGAAGCACGGCCTGATCCTCTTCGCCGACGAGATCTACGAGAAGATCCTCTACGAGGACGCCGTCCACGTGAACATGGCCAGCCTTACCGGCGACGACGTCCTGTGCCTCACCTTCAGCGGTCTGTCCAAGGCCTACCGGGTCTGCGGCTACCGGGCCGGCTGGATGGCCATTTCCGGCCCCAAGCACGACGCCGCCGATTATCTGGAAGGCATCAGCCTGCTGGCCAACATGCGCCTGTGCGCCAACGTGCCGGCACAGCACGCCATCCAGACCGCCCTCGGCGGATACCAGAGCATCAATGACCTCATCCTGCCCGGGGGACGGCTTTTGGAGCAGCGGAACAAGGCCTACGACCTGCTCAACGCCATCCCGGGTGTCAGCACGCAGCAGGCCCGGGGCGCGCTGTACCTCTTCCCGCGGCTGGACCCGGAGGTCTACCACATCCGGGACGACGAGAAATTCGTGCTGGACCTGCTCCGCGAGCAGAAGATCCTGGTTTCGCACGGGCGGGCGTTCAACTGGGTCCGTCCGGACCACTTCCGCATGGTCACGCTCCCGCTCGTCAAGGACATAGAAGAGGCAATCGGCCGCATGGCGGACTTCCTGAGCAGGTACAAAGGGAACTAG
- a CDS encoding ABC transporter substrate-binding protein: MKETRQRALGRRAFGGLAAGVGLAMALSACGGSSDPLSTAPATGGATSGAGAALVIGSADFPESQIIAEVYAGALNGAGLTASTKPNIGSREVYFKAVQDGSVDVIPDYSGNLLLHVSKDATEVSAEDIYKALPGKLPDGLAVLEPSKAEDKDAMVVTKATAEKYQLKSIEDLAKVCSEIVVGAPATFAERAYGLPGLQKNYNCVPKKLEPFSDGGGAVTLKALLSDQVQVADIYTTTPSIADNDLVVLEDPKNNFIAQQVLPLYNESKMTDKAKEALNAVSKVLTTEDLINLNRSVSGSQKQNPKDAAAAWLKEKGLVK; this comes from the coding sequence ATGAAGGAAACCCGCCAACGAGCACTCGGCAGGCGCGCATTCGGCGGCCTGGCCGCCGGCGTCGGCCTGGCCATGGCACTGTCCGCCTGCGGAGGCTCGTCCGATCCGCTGTCAACGGCCCCCGCCACCGGCGGAGCCACGTCCGGCGCCGGCGCGGCCCTGGTCATCGGTTCCGCAGATTTCCCGGAGAGCCAGATCATTGCCGAGGTCTACGCTGGTGCGCTGAACGGAGCGGGCTTGACTGCGAGCACCAAGCCGAACATCGGCTCCCGCGAGGTCTACTTCAAGGCTGTACAGGACGGTTCCGTGGATGTCATCCCCGACTACAGCGGAAACCTGCTGCTGCACGTCAGCAAGGACGCCACGGAGGTCTCGGCGGAGGACATCTACAAGGCGCTGCCGGGCAAGCTGCCCGACGGCCTGGCCGTGCTGGAGCCCTCCAAGGCCGAGGACAAGGACGCAATGGTCGTCACGAAGGCCACCGCCGAGAAGTACCAGCTGAAGTCCATCGAGGACCTCGCCAAGGTCTGCAGCGAGATTGTGGTGGGGGCGCCGGCAACCTTCGCCGAGCGCGCCTACGGGCTGCCCGGCCTGCAGAAGAACTACAACTGCGTGCCTAAGAAGCTCGAACCGTTCAGCGACGGCGGCGGGGCCGTCACGCTCAAGGCTTTGCTCTCCGACCAGGTCCAGGTGGCCGACATCTACACCACCACGCCCTCGATCGCGGACAACGACCTGGTGGTGCTGGAGGACCCGAAGAACAACTTCATCGCCCAGCAGGTCCTGCCGCTCTACAACGAATCCAAGATGACGGACAAGGCCAAAGAGGCCCTGAACGCAGTGTCCAAGGTCCTCACCACCGAGGACCTGATCAACCTCAACCGCTCCGTCAGCGGCAGCCAGAAGCAGAACCCGAAGGACGCCGCGGCAGCGTGGCTTAAGGAAAAGGGACTGGTCAAGTAG
- a CDS encoding ABC transporter permease, which translates to MSNVITDTFDWLAEPEHWTGSAGIPARLVEHLQYTGLVMLIATAIAVPIGLYVGHTGRGRVAIVALAGALRALPTLGLLTLFVLLAGIGLMPPIWALVILTVPPLLAGTYAGISSVDRNVVDAARAMGMTELQVLFRAEFPNALPVMFGGFRTGVLQVIATVSVVAYINLGGLGRYLFDGLVLSDFPQMLGGSLLIAGLAIAVDLALALFQRLFLSRGARSQPDRSHQAAVDLTDPVTAETVVQGGTS; encoded by the coding sequence TTGAGCAACGTCATCACGGATACCTTCGACTGGCTGGCCGAGCCGGAACATTGGACCGGCAGCGCCGGGATCCCTGCCCGGCTGGTCGAGCACCTGCAGTACACCGGCCTCGTCATGCTGATCGCCACCGCCATCGCAGTGCCGATCGGTCTCTACGTCGGACACACCGGCCGCGGGCGGGTGGCCATTGTGGCGCTGGCCGGCGCCCTCAGGGCACTGCCCACCCTCGGCCTCCTGACGCTGTTCGTGCTGCTCGCCGGCATCGGACTCATGCCGCCGATCTGGGCGCTGGTAATACTTACGGTGCCGCCGCTGCTGGCCGGCACCTACGCCGGGATCTCCAGCGTCGACCGGAACGTCGTGGACGCCGCCCGCGCCATGGGCATGACCGAACTCCAGGTCCTTTTCCGGGCCGAGTTCCCCAATGCGCTGCCCGTGATGTTCGGCGGGTTCCGCACCGGCGTGCTCCAGGTCATCGCCACTGTCTCGGTGGTCGCCTACATCAACCTCGGCGGACTCGGACGCTACCTGTTCGACGGGCTCGTGCTCTCCGATTTCCCCCAGATGCTCGGCGGCTCGCTCCTCATTGCGGGGCTCGCAATCGCCGTCGACCTCGCCCTTGCCCTGTTCCAGCGGCTCTTCCTGTCACGGGGAGCCCGTTCTCAGCCAGACCGGAGCCATCAGGCTGCGGTTGATCTCACAGACCCCGTAACCGCGGAGACTGTTGTTCAAGGAGGTACGTCATGA
- a CDS encoding ABC transporter permease, with protein MEWFLANSGRVYSLAGQHLVLAVLPMVFGLLIAVPLAQFARQSRALRSVVVTASSLLYTIPSLALFIILPTVIGTRILDPLNVVVALTIYAVALLVRAALDAFDSVDEDLRQAAVAMGFKPAARFLQIDLPLSLPVLFAGLRVVSVSNISLVSVAALLGIGNLGMLFTSGLQRDFVTEVIVGIIAILVLALLMDAVLVLLERLLTPWTRAVAPRGAGQDRGGARTGPTAAALRLSDAKAAGDAA; from the coding sequence ATGGAATGGTTCCTGGCCAACAGCGGGCGGGTATACAGCCTCGCCGGGCAACACCTGGTGCTCGCCGTGCTGCCGATGGTCTTCGGACTGCTGATCGCGGTTCCACTGGCCCAGTTCGCCCGGCAGAGCCGTGCCCTGCGCTCCGTCGTGGTGACGGCGTCCTCGCTGCTCTATACGATCCCGTCGCTGGCGCTCTTCATTATCCTGCCGACCGTGATCGGCACGAGGATCCTAGACCCGCTCAACGTGGTGGTGGCCCTGACCATCTACGCCGTCGCGCTCCTCGTCCGGGCCGCGCTGGACGCCTTTGATTCCGTGGACGAAGACCTCCGCCAGGCTGCCGTGGCGATGGGGTTCAAACCAGCCGCCCGGTTCCTGCAGATCGACCTCCCGCTGTCGCTCCCGGTGCTCTTCGCCGGGCTCCGCGTCGTTTCGGTCAGCAATATCTCGCTCGTCAGCGTCGCCGCGCTGCTTGGCATCGGGAACCTCGGGATGCTGTTCACCTCCGGGCTGCAGCGCGACTTCGTCACCGAGGTCATCGTGGGCATTATTGCCATCCTGGTCCTGGCGCTGCTGATGGATGCAGTGCTGGTGTTGCTGGAACGGCTGCTTACGCCATGGACCCGGGCCGTGGCACCGCGCGGTGCGGGCCAGGACCGCGGCGGGGCAAGGACCGGCCCCACGGCAGCAGCGCTGCGGCTTTCCGACGCGAAAGCCGCCGGTGATGCCGCTTGA
- a CDS encoding ABC transporter ATP-binding protein, with protein sequence MAEAMIEFQSVTKQYQSGQPAVDELTMSIDKGTITVFVGPSGCGKTTSLRMINRMVEPTSGTITVGGEDVTSVPAAKLRRSMGYVMQSSGLMPHRSVLDNIATVPRLNGVSKAEARKRAQELLDVVGLASALGKRYPSQLSGGQQQRVGVARALAADPPVLLMDEPFSAVDPVVRDELQQELLRLQRDLAKTIVFVTHDIDEATVLGDKVAVFGIGGKLAQYATPEEILRAPANDFVASFVGRDRGFRHLGFSPSDGVTIHPVGTLTVADLEREGSSPDDWELVVDDALRPLGWAGPGQGSSMVPGGSLFRKGDTLRRALDAALSSPSGLGVAVDADGSVAGVIKADEVLAVIESHRRVRQGAI encoded by the coding sequence ATGGCCGAAGCCATGATCGAGTTCCAGAGCGTCACCAAGCAATACCAGAGCGGACAGCCTGCCGTTGATGAGCTGACCATGTCCATCGACAAAGGCACCATCACGGTCTTCGTCGGACCTTCCGGCTGCGGAAAGACCACTTCGCTGCGGATGATCAACCGCATGGTCGAACCGACGTCGGGCACCATCACGGTCGGCGGGGAGGACGTCACCTCCGTACCGGCGGCAAAGCTGCGGCGCTCCATGGGCTACGTCATGCAGTCCTCCGGCCTGATGCCACACCGTTCCGTACTGGACAACATCGCGACCGTTCCCCGCCTCAACGGCGTATCCAAGGCCGAAGCCCGGAAGCGCGCGCAGGAACTGCTCGACGTCGTCGGGCTGGCCTCGGCGCTGGGCAAGCGCTACCCCTCCCAGCTCTCCGGCGGCCAGCAGCAGCGCGTTGGCGTGGCCCGGGCACTGGCCGCCGACCCGCCCGTGCTCCTCATGGACGAACCCTTCAGCGCCGTCGACCCGGTGGTCCGCGACGAACTCCAGCAGGAACTCCTCCGGCTCCAGCGCGACCTGGCCAAGACCATCGTCTTCGTCACCCACGACATTGACGAGGCCACCGTGCTCGGGGACAAGGTGGCAGTGTTCGGCATCGGCGGCAAGCTTGCGCAGTACGCCACCCCCGAGGAAATCCTGCGGGCGCCGGCGAACGACTTTGTCGCTTCATTCGTGGGCCGGGACCGTGGCTTCCGGCACCTCGGATTCAGCCCCTCCGACGGCGTCACCATCCACCCCGTGGGAACCCTCACCGTCGCCGACCTCGAGCGTGAGGGCAGTTCCCCGGACGACTGGGAGTTGGTGGTGGACGACGCGCTGCGTCCGCTGGGCTGGGCCGGCCCCGGCCAGGGCAGCTCGATGGTCCCCGGCGGATCGCTGTTCCGCAAGGGGGACACCCTCCGTCGGGCGCTCGACGCCGCGCTGTCCTCGCCCTCCGGACTCGGCGTCGCCGTGGACGCCGACGGCAGCGTGGCCGGCGTCATCAAAGCCGATGAGGTACTGGCAGTCATCGAATCGCACCGCCGGGTCCGGCAGGGCGCGATCTGA